Genomic DNA from Callospermophilus lateralis isolate mCalLat2 chromosome 11, mCalLat2.hap1, whole genome shotgun sequence:
TTTATAGTTGCTAAGAACAGACAGAACACTCAAGAGCCGGAGTGCCATCTTCAAACTGCCCTCTTACAAATCCTAGTGTCTCAGGCATGTTATTTCAcctctttgtgcctcagtttcctaatctgtaaaatgataatgataataataataacaacaacaacagtagTACCTACCTTAGAGGGATGTTGAAAGTCTTGAATTAGTACACATGAAGACAGTGCATAAAACGGTGCCTGGCATATAATAATCATTCAATAAATAATTGCTGCTGTCCCTAAGATGAAAGTTCCAAGGGCTctgatttttatttgttgttttttttccccccactttATTTCTATCAACCATTTAGTCAACGATTATGGTCTTTGTAGTCCCTTCTCATGGAAAAGAATGAAAACCTTCGCTTTGCGCGGAGGTGGTGGTCATGGTTGTTTTAATGAACAAATAACTAATTAAATAGATGACTGGCATGAACATGGGTGGAATAAGCCGATTCCTTTTGGGGGGGGACCTGAAGCAACGCCTCTCAGACCTCTCCTCAGGCTGCATGTGAGCACACCCGCGTTCCCCTCTAGGAAATGCAGGCTCTGCAGTGCGCCGCGGGAGGCAACGTGAACGTGGAGATGAACGCCGCCCCCGGGGTGGACCTCACGGTGCTGCTGGGCAACATGCGAGCCGAGTACGAGGCCCTGGCGGAGCAGAACCGCCGGGACGCCGAGGCCTGGTTCCAGGAGAAGGTGAGGTCAGCGGCCCCTGCCCACCCACACCACCCTGGCGAGTTCGGACTTCGTGTGACCCTCCGCGCCCTGCCTTCCAGAGCGccacgctgcagcagcagatcttCGACGACGCTGGCGCAGCCACCTCCGCCAGGACCCAGCTGACGGAGATGAAGCGCACCCTGCAGACACTGGAGATCGAGCTGCAGTCCCTCCTGGCAACGGTAGGAGTGAGCGCAGGTCAGCCTGATTCCAAAAAGCCCCAAGAGTGGCCTGTCCCTTCGTCCCTGCAACAGCTCCACCCGCTCATAGAGTGGAAAAGAACAGgaaaaatgccccccccccccagaagaAGTGCGTTGTCTTCCTCTTTGACTTTAGTGAGGTTTCCCCTCCGGGCCTGTGCTCAGAGCTCATTTCATGGAAATAACCAACTTGTGGCAGAGTTCCCACCTTAGCATAATTCTTCTCAGCCCCGTAGAGCAAGTAGCAGCAGTGACGCTGCACCTGAAAATTAAGTGACAGGTCTGTGGTCACTCTGTCACATAGGGCAAAGCTAGTTCATACCAGCATCTCCTAATATCGATGAAGACATATTTAAAAGACACGTTGTGGTTTTCGCCAGGCAAAGGAAAAGAGGGTACGTATCCCAACTCCACATGGGCACTCTCAGAACCATCCTTCCCACAGCTCCTGGGCAGAGGTCCCATCCCAGAGCACACACCTAGTAGAACTGGGCAGTCGGCCACTTCAGCACATACTAGGGCACCTGGATTGCTTCAGAGATTACCATGGAGACAATTTAGGACTAAAGCCCACTTCTGGATTGTGAGTTGGCAGCACCCAAAAGCCTTGATTTTGAGAATTATTGCACAGGGTGGCCTATGAACTCCATCTTCACAAGAGGTTTTCAGCTCCCTGAGAACACCAGGTTGCAAAATAAAGACAAGAACAGCTACCATAGAGATGAGCTCAGTGAGACAGAAGGAAAAGATAACTCAAAACAATAGGAAGGGTCTTGACCTGGGTGTAGCCCAGcagcaaaataaatagataatcagtaaatattaaaatgagaAGTTTTTATTTAGCCATTCTAAAAAAAATGCCCCTACTTTCTTACTTTATAATATTTAGGGGGGACTTGTTTTTACCACTGCCTAACCCTAAGTTTAACCAGCATGTCCCTCTTCTCACCACCTTACCACTGCTGCTAGCTGGTTCCTGAGCCTCTCCCTGCCACTTTGGGTTCCCAGAACCTTCCTCTCCACATTCCCCTTTCCCTCAAACTAGAGCCCTGAGGAACATGCTCCTGCTGCAGTAGCTTCATGAGTTTCTGTTTTGAGAAATATTGAGGGAAATAAATTCCTGAGCCCCTAGATCAGAATTTAAAGCATCTGCACACAAGAAGCTATGATGTTATAGAGCAGTTAGATTCTGTGCAGCCCACAGTACTATGGCTTGGGGGGTCATGAGAGATTCCTCTCCAGAAAGCACATTTAACATCCAACACCACTGAATTATAGAATAATGGTGGCATAGAACCTAACTTCTCTGCTTTTTGACCTAAGATTAAAAATCTAAGTTCAATTTCTTATAGTTAGACAACGTAAGTCAATTGTGAGTTGGGAGCTGTCTCAATCTATTGACATTCACATTGCTTCCTGTAGTATGCAGACTCCCAAATTCATCCTGCCAACTTTCCTCACGACAGGCCAGCCTTTACAGTGGAAAGCTGTGACATATGTAGAGTTGTTGTCTCCTCTGACTTATGAGAGCATTAGCAAACTTAAAAGGAATGCCTTATGAGGACACATCTTTGAGGAAATTAAGGTTTTAAACTGCTGAGCTTTGAATTTACCTCACTTCACCAGAATCTTGCTACCTGTTAACTGAACTTCCCCTGTACCATCCTGATCAGCTTCCACCCAAACACTCCTGAAGAGTCCAGGACCCCCCACCTGACCAGCTGGTCAGCCTAACTCAGTTTCCTAAGTTAACACCATTGGGCATATGTCTGCTACCATGATGAATATTTTATACCTACCTCTTTGCAATCCTAAAACAAAATCAATACATAATAttgattatatataatatttaacaaTGCACAAAATTATTTCTAAGACTAGTGCCACCATcacaattaaaaggaaaaaagaaaagtatttttaaactTGGGCCCAACCACCCCAGAAAATGTCAGACAGAGTCTTGCATCTTCttttaataaatgttttatttttagcaaTATAAGAACAGGAGTCACtccacacaagaaaaaaaaaaaaagaaaagaaaagaaaatgaaagagtagAAGAGGGGTGGTAGACATTCTGATAATAATGAATATCAGAAAGAAGTAATGACTGCCCAGTCATATTTCTACATGATAAAGGAAGGAGGGAAATTACCTTCATTGAAGTAAAGATCACATGCCAAGACAAATTACAGACTATGGAAGTAGAAGAGAGGAAGTATAGTATTCATAAGAGTAGTGTCGAGATAATGACCTGTACTGTGTTGCGAAATGCACTTCTGGCTTTGAAAACCCACTCAGTAAGGTGTTTGTTCCGTCTCAAGTGTGTTCATCCTTTGGTGGATGACAGAAAGTCAAGGATGGATTAGAAAAGGAAACAATAGCACAGTGGGCCTCGGAATACGATAGGGACACAGCAGAGTGAAACTGAAATACAACAGGCAACGCAAAAATACATATGTAACTTCAAAAAGACAAATGTTCCCATACTGATTTCTTACTGTGCTACCCCCAAAAGTACTGTCATATGTAGATTGGTCCTAATAGGGAGTATTACCTAAATACCATGAATATCTAGTGGGTCATTCAGAAGTCTAGTGGGGAAAGGGTTGCTTATTCCCTGTCAGGGCATTCAGCAGGCCTGTCCCCACCCCAGCCTCCAACTCCCATTTGATTATGACAAGCCCCACACATTTCCAAAACTTGCCCAGGGAGCAGTCTTGCTGGTTGCTGAGAAACATGGTACTGCATAGTCCTCAGGGTGGTTTCATCCTTTGCTTTGTATCTTTGATGTCCTCAGAAACGCTCTCTGGAGTGCTCCTTGACAGAGACTGAAGGCAACTACTGCACGCAGCTGGCGCaaatccaggctcagattggggccCTGGAGGAGCAGCTGCATCAGGTCAGGACTGAGACCGAGGGCCAGAAACTGGAGTATGAGCAGCTCCTGGACATCAAGGTCCACCTGGAGAAGGAGATTGAGACCTACTGCCGCCTGATAGATGGAGATGGGAAGTAAGTAAAACCACTGGAAAGTTCCACACTGCCCCTTAGCCTTCCACACATCCAAGCCTTTTTTTTATTCCCACTGCACAAAAGCATGTCCATTTCTTGCCTCGAGGGTCCTCTCCATACCTTGTACATCACAGCATCCTCTTCACGTGTCCCACACAACTTCCCATTCATTGTACTTTTAATCATTGCAGGTTTCAAGATTCTCCCCAACCCCCAATCCCAGGCTTCATCCTTCCTTCAGTTCATTCCTAATATCACTGCTGCCCTGAAGTAAATGCACTCCACATATGTAAATATGTGGATCCTAGGGGAGTAAATATATTTATCTTAAActcttggattttaaaaaaatggaatgatttttaaaattggcCTCTCCTTAGATAATATTTAATTACTTTCAGCTCCTGCTTAATATTTGCTCCATAGTAAATTAAGATCTGTTTTTGTCATACAAAGTTCACTCGAGCTCACTGATTCAGTGAATATTTCTTATGTAAtagtaaacaaaaatataaaagaataaactTTTTTTTGGCAGTTCATGCTCCAAATCAATAAGCTTTGGATCAGAAAATTCAGGAAATTCATCTAAAGGTAATAAAATCTAGTTCTGTTTCTGTTGCAGTAAATACTTTTGCATTAAAGATAGTCATATATGGCCggccacagtggcacacgcctgtaatcccagcagctcagaggctgagataggaggatcatgagttcaaagccagcctcagcaatggcaaggcactaagcaactcagtgagactctgtctctaaataaaatacaaaatagggctgggaatgtggctcagaggttcagtgcccctgagttcaatccctggtacatgcccccccaaaaaagatgtCATATGCTATGGCAACTGTctataattaaataattttaacaaaAGTGCTCTGAATTGAAAGTATTGGTTTTAGTTTTATCCAGCTATCtcaaattattattataaatctTTACTTACTCCTCACTAAATAAAAATGTACATGATGTATTATACTACAACAACAATGGAATTCTTTATCACATAGTCTTTTAAGCTGAATATATGAATTCACATATGTTTTATTTCTAGATTTAGCCAAAACCACGCTGGTAAAGACGGTGGTGGAAGAGATAGATCAACGTGGTAAAGTTCTTTCATCCAGAATTCACTCCATTGAAGAAAAGACATCTAAAATAGTCAATGGCAAGACAGAACAAAGGGTTCCCTTCTAGCTCTCATTTTAGAGAAAAgataatattttgagaaaagatcTGGCACCACTGAATTATTTTAAGTatgagagagaaatagaaaacaCTTTCTACTCTTAAAGTTCCTTAGAAAAAATACCTGTTTTCTTAATAACCTTTTCAGGTTGTTGGGTGTTtggtttcaaataaataaaaaagttgaTGTGCACACATTTCTGTTTTTTGAAGACTAATAAATAATTAGTTGTGATTTTTCCTTAGGGAGATATTTATGGAATCAATTTTTAACTGAATTTCACTTGAGTTTTAATAACAGTCGGTACCAGCACTTGACATTAAGTATTAAACATTCACTAGGCATAATCGTGAAAGCCCAAGTGTCTGCACAGGCAAAGAGTTTAGGAAAACTCAGGAATTCTGCAACTGAAAAGTCCACCTCTAGATGGCGCATGCATGGCATTTTACCAATCgcctatctccagcccttttgggGCCACTGGATACTCCCTAGGACAGGTTCCCCATTTAAACAGGAACATCTCAAAAAGATCCACAGTCATTAGCCTCATGTTAATGACTTTTTTCCTAAAGCAGTTTGGAAGCTTTTTCTATGAAGGCCCAGCTAGTAAATCTTTTAGATTTTGCAATCATAGAGTTTCTCTGTTCAATATTCAACTTGGTCATTGTAACAGGAAGCAGCCACAGACAAGACAAAGAGGAACAAGACTGCCTTCCAACAAAACTCTGGAATATGAATTGcaaataattttatgtgtcaagaaGTATtgtaaattttgattttttttcaaaaacttaagaaTGTAAAAACCATGTTTAACCCAAGGGCTGTATAAAATCACAAGGCAGGTCAGATTTAACCTACCAACACCCATTCTAGAGTTCCAAGTCTCAAAGGGTTGATGAACTTTCTGgctattgtgtctttctttcttagGAAAGCAGCTTTTTTATTTCTCTACTATATGGTCTGATTCCAATGCAAAGCTCCACTGAGAGCAGGAATTCTACCCAACAACCCAACATTCACATGGAAGTTCCAAGAAGTGGTGCAAAGCACAGGATTACAAACTCTTCCACCAAAAGTCATCAAAGGATGCAAAAACTAGAAATTCATGAGGAAATTACTTTCCAAATGTACAATGCATAGGGCCAGCTACTTATTTACAGGCTTCGGTGTTAAATGAAAATGTGAGGTCCCTTGTTCAAAACTcagatttaaaaaatgtcattaaaGGTATTAAAATAGAATGCTTTTTCCCTTCTAGTGAAGCTGCATTCTCAACTTTTGCTgggtttttgttattttgtttttggatcttttctttttaaactatTTAATGTCAttctaagtaaaaataaaataaaattttaagttgtTGCATACCTTTTACCACTCGTTTTTATATTATGCAATCAATGCCAACTTTAAATCCAGCCCTAAGAACATTTAACTTATACACAGAACACTGAAATTACCCAATTCCTATCTTGTTGCTCTTACATGCAAGTGTATTTTTGTTttccccaaaacagtgggaacactaCTCAAAACAAACTtaaccatttttattttgttttgttttgttttgtttgccatactagggattgaaccggggccttgcacatgctaggcaagcattctacctttGGGATACACCTACAGCCCTATTCTACTTCTTTATATATGCACATTCTACCAACATGCTCTACCCTTGATTTACTGATGCATAAGAAAAGACTGAAAGCAAAAGGAACTCTGGGTTGACATATCATTATTTCCAGCATATGTGGTTGGCCATTACAGGAAAGTAAAGGTGCTATGGTAGAGTTCCTGGGTCATTCATGGTTCTTGGGAATGCCAACACTTTCTGCATTTGAAGCAAGTGCTGGTTTGCATGAAAAGACTAGCATGAAAAGTCAGAGACCTGGCTCACTTAGGCAGAGATGGAACGTACTGATTTTATACTCACTTTGTGTATTGCTGGACCCCTGTGCATCGCAGGTCCACCAGAATGCAACACATACTGGCATTGCACGCGCTACACACCACAGAGGCAATAAGGACCAACTGCATATAAACATACCTCGCATACTCCTCTGCTCACTCATATGCCTCATGGGTCCCATCAGAATTCACTTAAAAGACACAAGTCCCAAAATAGaattattaagaatttcaagatggGCACAAAGAGCATTAATCCAAGTGTGGGGGTCTTCTGAACGTAAGATCCTGTGCAACTACACAAGCTTCAGATCCACAAAGCCATCCCTGCTCATCGTGTATGCTCATAACTCGTTGATTTTTTTAAGACACTGTCTTCATGGTGGTCTGTTTTCCACAGCAGGGCCCCGTAGAGCACAGAAGGGGCCTTTGCACTTTGTAGTCAGGTTGCTGTCGATGTGAAATGACTTATAAGGAAAACAACTCCCGTGCAACATTTCTTGCCAGAAATCCCTATGTATCTATTCAGCAAAGGAATGAATGTAGAATTAAAGTCAGGTGAATTTCTTttaaatcccactgggttcacagGTTGGAAGGAAACATCTGGTCCTCAAGCTGTAGTCTTAAATCTGTCCTTCCTTCCTAGGAGTGTGAGAACTGACCATGGCCTTCAGTTCTATGATTTTTGCTTTGCAGAATTCCAGGGCTCCCTGAGTTCCCTAGGTGTTCCCTAATGACTTTATATTTTTCTCTGGTGCTTGAAGATTCATACTGCTTTTTGCTATATGGGGTTTCTGAACTGGCAGGAATTCCAAGAAATCGGTCTCCATGTGAAAGAGAGGCAATTGAACCACTGTGCCAGGGTAGTTAGTTGTTAAAGCGGCAATCACAATCTGCTATTCCTTACTTCAACAAACACCCAAAATTTGTGGGAGCTCTTTGCAAGGAAGTAAATTACCACTTCCTGTAAATAACTCCCTTGGGATAATACATGGTCTCTAATATACTATCAAACAGTATTTACTGATGGCTTATTTAAAACTGTGTATTTCcagaatatgtttttttttcttctggggaCTCACTTCCCCTAAACTTCtcatttcctatgattatatcttACTtagtttaatgatttttttttttccttttatttctaatTCTTTTCTAAATTCGGTCACCTCACCTCTAAGATTTAcgttgctgcctctttttcttccccctccccctccttctcctgtcattttaaaaaatatttttagttgtagatggacacaatacttttattcatttttatgtggtgctgaggaatgaaaccccagagcctcacacttgcaaggcaaatgctctgccactgagctacagtctcagccctcctttgttcatttttattggcAATTCATGTTCCTTAACTTCTAAAGTGAGTCACAATTCCAAATAGATTTTCTAACCTTCTAATTCCCAAAGCTCCTGTTTCTTATTTAAACCTAGAACTCAAAACCACGTTGGCTTGATTTCTGAAACTTCCCATCTCCCCTCCCCCGACTTGTCCCTGGACCCTCTGTCTCCTCCCTCTCTATGATCCTATCTTGATCAGTGGGATCCCTCTCCCAGCATTTTCTCCTTATCATGGACTACTCCTCTGGTGAGAAGCCGTGACTGATCACTTTTGAGAACTCACAGAGCCCAAACTGCTTCACTTTCTTCTGATCTTCTGGAAGAATCTTTTCACTCACCAGGGGTAAGCAGAACTCTCCCTGCACCCCAGCTCTTCTCAAATTCACCTGCTATAATTTTTAGTTGGCTTTTTGGAATTCTCCCATAATCATATTCTTCAGATGCCTCCGAATTCCCTCCGGGTCCCACAGAAATGCTTATAATATGCAGGTCTTGTGGTTGATGGTAGTTCGTTCTACCAGCTTACACGTTGAGGTTCATGATAACACATTgtcatctagatttgttgttaataTTGTACCTGGTCTTTGATTTGAGGAGATGattgttctacaggattttcatgtGGAGCTTCAAAAACTCTGCCACCATTGCTACCATTTCCCAGAATTTGTGAAAGATACTTTGGGTTGGTAttcaattttaataaatatattttctcagtATTTTATAGAGATTATTCCAGTATTTCTAATTTCTATTTTGCATGTGGGGAGCTTCTGAAATCTAATCACACTTCCTTTGTAGATGATTTCTAATTTCTCTCTGGCAGCTTTAACATTTTTCTCCCTAGGGGGTAGGGGGTAAATTCTGTGGCatggcacttgcccagcatgtgcaaggtcctgagttccatcccttaTAGTGGCACCTtatggcaaaataaataaattttcaaaatctctTTCTCTTAACCTCTCTTCTCCCccatccccccacacacacttacAATAATATCCTTCTGTCTTTTCTGCTGTtcacttattttcttttaatctatcagccattttagatattaaatttttatttttttagatagtaaatttttatttttttaaatagagctGATCTTCTTTGAGAATCACATGTTAATTGGTAATGACTCCAGTCCTCTCTTTCATTTCATATATATTAGAAGCACACTGTTTTGTATATACCATCTTGTAATTTCGTCCTTGTTGGTCTTTTGTGTCTTCAGGCAGTAGTGTTGGCTCTTATTAATTGTATGCGGTTTATTTCttcatatgtttattttatttgaaatgtaaCTTTGGGAATCCTAAAAGACCaggatgtttttcttttaaaaatattttattacttaAAACATGAGAtaatgggttggggttgtggctcagcagtacagcgctcacctagcatgtgtgaggccctgagttcaattcgcagcaccacataaaaataaaataaaggttaaaaaaactgAGACAAAGATAATAGTGACACATATCTAACAACATAAACTTACAAACTGCAAAAAAATAATACTTTGGTGTCATAAGTTTAGGTAATACAACAAGTTGTCATACTTAATAAggtaatttctttttaattagaaaattttTCTGGCTTTCTTTGCAAGCTCATTTATTGGGTCTTGAAATTTTATATTCTTAGCAACTTCATTTTCAGCCTATAGAACTGAAGTGATGTTAATCATTCTTGGTAAATGCAAGAtctcaaataatttttaattttaagaagaaaaaagaacagtTGGAAAAAATAAGATGAAGAGAGGCAAAGAGATGGGTAAGGGGAGTGGCAATATAAAGAATGGCCAGCCACCAAGGTAAAAGCTAACCTCAAGAAGAGTCCTACACGCCAACCACAAACCGGAAGGAATGACAAAATGTAGGACGCAGAAGTTATGAATGGAAGCGACCAGAGATGTAGAAGAATCTCAGAAAGCAACTGTCTCAAGCTCAATCAACCAAGAGACTGCAGGAGAATCACTATAAGGAACAATGAGTGGATCAGCTATGTGCAGTGATCAGTGATCTTAATCACTAACTCTATAAAGTAGTGGGAGCAAAATCAGGAAACAGTAGAAAGTGAAGAGGAAGAAAGAATCTGCAGAAAAGTATTCCAGAAAGAGTGAAAGGAAGAAATGTAGCAAAATGAGAAATGTAGAGATGAGAAGGGAGTATAGAAGCTAACATATAAAGCTGGGAAAGCTGAGACGCAGACAGGTTACCCTATCCCCTTGCTCAACCTGATTAGCAATGGAGCTTAGACAGAAAGCCAGTGGAGACGAAATGGTAATTCAGGAGGGATAAGGATCAAGGAAAGACTTTCTGTCTCCAAAGAAGATCCCATTTAGTTCCTCAGTTTTCTCTGAGGACCTGGCCTTCTCCCTCTCATGGGTCCATAGTCTTGACATTTTCAACATATCTGAAAGAAAGCCATGACGATGAGGCTTTGCCTTCTGGAGAAAATGCAATGTTGTTAGTTtgggaagggaaagagaaattGGTCTATCACACTGTTTTATTCATATAGGAATTTTATATTCCTAAAACATGGAAGACAGGAAGGGTTACTCACACTAAATTGGAAAAGTATCCCTTTAATAACCTTGATAATACTCCACCCTGCCCCATTccagagataacaaataacctcaaGGTACTAACTATCCACCTACAGAAATGGACACAGTCGGGTAAAGACGTTCATTAAAAAACATCACCCAATTATGGATAATTCACAATGAGCTGGCAAACACCATTTTGCTATGAGTAGCAAAGTTCATCAAGAAACACCCTGATGATGTGTATATAAAGCAAAATGAACTGAGTAGGAGAGTCTCGCCATTAGAGCAACCCTCCAGTGTGGGCATCATGTCTGTGCGCTTTTCTTCCTCATCCAGAGGGCTGGGCTCCTGTGGGGGTGCAGGCTCCGTGAGGCTCTCTGGTGGGGAAGCCAGCTTTGGGGCCGGAAATGCATGCGGTGTGCCAGGCATTGGAAGTGGCTTCTCTTGTGCCTTTGGGGGCAGCTCAGCGGCAGGAGGCTATGGTGGAGTGCTGGGCGGGGGAAGTGCTTCTTGCGCTACCTTCACCAGGAACGAAAACGGCCTCCTCTCTGGCAATGAGAAGGTGACCATGCAGAACCTCAATGACCGCTTGGCCTCCTACCTGGAGAATGTTCGAGCACTAGAGGAGGCCAACGCTGACCTGGAACAGAAGATCAAGGGGTGGTATGAGAAATTTGGACCTGGTTCTTGCCGAGGTCTTGATCATGATTACAGCAGATACTTTCCAATAATCGATGACCTTAGGAACCAGGTAAGAAACATAATGTTATGGGTGTTAAAATTCATGAGAGTAGTTagccacacatatacacacagatgtGTAAGCTGTCAGGACAGGACTTTGAGCTCAGCTTCTAAATTTTGGTAGTTCCTTATCaagattaaaataatttctattaaaattctgACCTTTGAACATGGCCCAACCATCATCTGGTTTTAGGTatgcatgtatgtttttagtaatattaaaatattaaaatctggCCAGTGAGTGTCTCCAACTTTGTATTTATAATCTTTCCTAtggaaagagttttttttttttttttttttttttttttttttttaggatagaaTGGGAATAAAAGAGAACATACTTCAATTTCCCATATGTAAATATTAGATACAGGTGCCATTAATATTGCCATAAATACCATCATAATTTCATAGGGAACCTTATTCaaagaaatttgattttttttttaaatttcctcactCTTAACTAACTCTCCATTTATCAGATAATTGCTGCAACTACAAGTAATGCCAATGTTATCCTGCAAAATGATAATGCGAGACTAACAGCTGATGACTTCAGACTGAAGTAAGTAGAGCTAAAGAGAAACACACAAAAAGTTCTCTTAAGAAACACCCCCTCTTTTTTAGGTTCTGCGAGGTCTGCTTTCttcttttgtttattatttgttttgaagCTTATACATACTGGAGTGGCTAGCAGAATAGCACATCTCACTTGGGAAGTTGGGGGGCTAACACAAATGAAAAAGTCACAGGGAAGAGGATTTTGACTATTTCCATTCTCTtgcttcaaataaataaatatatattgtacTGTGAATGATCCAAATGAAAATTTTACATGTTATTTTAACAGTTTTATCACAAATCTTagtttgggtttcatgaaaatctaaAAAGTGATGTGATTAATGTCTAATGACTAAGAGTGAACTTTTCAAATATGTCTGTAAGGTATGAGAACGAACTGGCCCTTCACCAGAGCGTGGAGGCAGACATCAATGGCTTGCGCCGAGTGCTGGATGAGCTGACCTTGTGCAGAACTGACCTTGAGGTCCAGCTGGAAACTCTCACCGAGGAGCTGGCATACCTCAAGAAGAATCACGAGGAGGTAGGCATTGTACCTCCTTGACTTTCAGTCTGCCTCCCtcccaaattaaaaattaatttcaggtgataaatatcttaatatctaaGAAGCATGGCAGTTTCTCCCTATGGTTTAGATTATTTCTTGAAATGTGTCTATTTGTCCCTCTCAAAAGAAAACTTACAAAATGCTTCTATCCATACAGATGCTGTCTGTCCAGCTCATTAAAAAACAGTCAAATCCTGATCTGATTAAACGAATCTCTCCCAGGAAATGCAGGCTTTGCAGTGCGCCGCGGGAGGCAACGTGAACGTGGAGATGAATGCCGCCCCCGGGGTGGACCTCACGGTGCTGCTGGGCAACATGCGAGCCGAGTACGAGGCCCTGGCTGAGCAGAACCGCCGGGATGCCGAGGCCTGGTTCCAGGAGAAGGTAAAGCCACGCGGGGCGCGCTTATCCGCGCTGGGTGCGGACGCGGACGTCCGCTGACACCAGCCCCTGACGTTGCAGAGCgc
This window encodes:
- the Krt27 gene encoding keratin, type I cytoskeletal 27, producing MSVRFSSSSRGLGSCGGAGSVRLSGGEASFGAGNACGVPGIGSGFSCAFGGSSAAGGYGGVLGGGSASCATFTRNENGLLSGNEKVTMQNLNDRLASYLENVRALEEANADLEQKIKGWYEKFGPGSCRGLDHDYSRYFPIIDDLRNQIIAATTSNANVILQNDNARLTADDFRLKYENELALHQSVEADINGLRRVLDELTLCRTDLEVQLETLTEELAYLKKNHEEEMQALQCAAGGNVNVEMNAAPGVDLTVLLGNMRAEYEALAEQNRRDAEAWFQEKSASLQQQISDDAGATTSARNELTELKRTLQTLEIELQSLLAMKHSLECSLTETEGNYCTQLAQIQAQIGALEEQLHQVRTETEGQKLEYEQLMDVKAHLEKEIETYCRLIDGDDESCVKSKGHGGPGNQIKDSSKTAIVKTVVEELDLRGKILSSRVHTIEEKSTKPNNKSEQRVPS
- the Krt28 gene encoding keratin, type I cytoskeletal 28; the protein is MSLRFSGGSRRSCLQSGAGSVRPPSGGLAGSSAGGSSVAGGGFPCALGIPKVGSHAGGALGNTAGNERGLLSGNEKVTMQNLNDRLASYLDNVRALEEANAELERKIKSWYEKYGPGSCRGLDHDYSRYHLTIEDLKNKIISSTAANANVILQIDNARLAADDFRLKYENELTLHQNVEADINGLRRVLDELTLCRTDQELQYESLSEEMTYLKKNHEEEMQALQCAAGGNVNVEMNAAPGVDLTVLLGNMRAEYEALAEQNRRDAEAWFQEKSATLQQQIFDDAGAATSARTQLTEMKRTLQTLEIELQSLLATKRSLECSLTETEGNYCTQLAQIQAQIGALEEQLHQVRTETEGQKLEYEQLLDIKVHLEKEIETYCRLIDGDGNSCSKSISFGSENSGNSSKDLAKTTLVKTVVEEIDQRGKVLSSRIHSIEEKTSKIVNGKTEQRVPF